A single genomic interval of Lewinellaceae bacterium harbors:
- a CDS encoding Stp1/IreP family PP2C-type Ser/Thr phosphatase has translation MFWRKNKKSTKPESKESTDYRAIALTDLGNIRTNNEDQVLFYRPTDPGQRKAKGHLAIVADGMGGHAAGEVASSMAVKLIKQNYYAATLPTADALANAMVQANQAIFQEASRSEKRLGMGTTCTAVAILDNALFVAHIGDSRAYLMQDNHLYQLTTDHTYVQDLLDAGKIDPVEAVHHPQRNVLTRALGTQADRKADVFRAEFPMTPGSQLLLCTDGLYEYFTSEEMLQILSTYKLHEAAERLIQGAKDRGGHDNLTVLLVTTLEENTVSEYPTQFLNERS, from the coding sequence ATGTTCTGGCGTAAAAACAAAAAGTCAACCAAGCCCGAGTCGAAAGAATCTACCGACTATCGCGCCATTGCGCTGACCGATCTGGGCAATATCCGGACCAACAATGAAGATCAGGTCCTCTTCTACCGGCCTACCGATCCGGGCCAGCGCAAAGCAAAAGGTCATCTGGCGATCGTAGCAGATGGCATGGGAGGGCACGCTGCAGGTGAAGTGGCCTCCTCCATGGCAGTAAAACTGATCAAACAAAATTACTACGCAGCAACACTTCCTACTGCGGACGCTTTAGCGAATGCCATGGTCCAGGCTAATCAGGCAATCTTTCAGGAAGCCAGCCGCTCCGAAAAAAGACTGGGTATGGGTACTACCTGTACCGCCGTCGCGATCCTGGATAATGCATTATTCGTAGCACACATCGGTGACAGCCGTGCCTATCTGATGCAGGATAATCACCTCTACCAGCTCACCACCGATCATACTTATGTACAGGACCTCCTGGATGCAGGTAAAATCGACCCGGTTGAAGCTGTTCACCATCCGCAACGCAATGTCCTCACCCGCGCTCTGGGCACCCAGGCTGACCGTAAAGCAGACGTGTTCCGTGCCGAATTTCCGATGACGCCCGGCAGTCAGTTACTGCTTTGTACCGATGGACTGTACGAATATTTTACCAGCGAAGAAATGCTGCAAATCTTGTCAACCTACAAGCTGCACGAAGCAGCCGAACGACTGATACAGGGCGCCAAAGATCGCGGCGGTCACGACAATCTCACGGTCCTGTTGGTCACTACCCTGGAAGAAAATACCGTCTCCGAATATCCTACTCAATTTCTAAACGAAAGATCATGA